The Haloplanus salinarum genome includes a region encoding these proteins:
- a CDS encoding DUF7260 family protein: MHTHTLAPLDTAMDVVRDERSEVAAERDAFAALADRIADCPARSPPMAPDHDAGATVKGVGVSSVGSAVDVDPSERLRRAYRETVMRVDHYDAVYDESLFENAATELGADLATALRGGVPFSPAFKSKLHDAVTDARAERERFLERLRTEMESLTAARETLGDVVDTVPRDGSTPSPRIDELRRRCDDVGRERQEVLRAQFRSAPDGLYEYLYRDQSWTYPVLNVVATLVADLDGLRRIDDAGGFG, translated from the coding sequence ATGCACACTCACACGCTCGCGCCCCTCGATACGGCGATGGATGTCGTCCGCGACGAGCGGTCGGAAGTCGCCGCCGAACGCGACGCCTTCGCGGCGCTGGCCGATCGGATCGCGGATTGTCCAGCCCGCTCGCCGCCGATGGCGCCCGATCACGACGCCGGCGCCACCGTGAAAGGCGTCGGTGTCTCGTCCGTCGGTTCCGCCGTTGACGTCGACCCGTCCGAGCGCCTGCGACGGGCCTACCGCGAGACGGTGATGCGTGTCGACCACTACGACGCCGTCTACGACGAATCCCTGTTCGAAAACGCCGCGACCGAACTCGGAGCCGACCTCGCGACGGCGCTCCGTGGAGGTGTCCCTTTCTCACCCGCCTTCAAGTCCAAACTCCACGATGCGGTCACGGATGCACGGGCGGAACGTGAGCGGTTCTTGGAACGCCTGCGGACGGAGATGGAGTCGCTGACCGCTGCCAGAGAGACGCTCGGCGATGTCGTCGACACCGTCCCACGGGACGGCAGTACACCGTCCCCGAGGATCGATGAGCTACGGCGACGATGTGACGACGTCGGCCGCGAGCGTCAGGAAGTCCTTCGGGCCCAGTTTCGCTCGGCCCCGGACGGGTTGTACGAGTATCTCTATCGCGACCAGTCGTGGACGTACCCGGTGTTGAACGTCGTGGCGACGCTCGTGGCGGACCTCGATGGGCTGCGTCGTATCGACGACGCTGGGGGCTTCGGGTGA
- a CDS encoding DUF7342 family protein yields the protein MASIYINTQLERCCMTEDGSNSESLMERQTTGEDRVRMTARQLSEPRTANWIASEAGWSHEPTKRVLERLVDDGILHRDENGTHTTYYPDYRRQAMQEAMRLRDSGHTVEELTDRLADMKTQIRDWEDEFGVESPNQLRGTLADEALDADEEDRRREIAREWEHLQRRIQIVGFAIREWDFLAPTTEPAEANS from the coding sequence ATGGCCTCAATCTATATTAATACGCAGCTCGAACGATGTTGTATGACCGAAGACGGGTCGAACTCCGAGAGCTTGATGGAACGCCAGACCACGGGTGAAGACCGGGTTCGGATGACCGCCCGGCAGCTGTCGGAGCCGCGGACGGCAAACTGGATCGCCTCCGAAGCGGGCTGGTCACACGAACCAACCAAGCGCGTCCTCGAACGGCTCGTCGACGACGGTATTCTCCACCGTGACGAGAACGGCACCCACACGACGTACTACCCCGATTACCGCCGTCAGGCGATGCAGGAGGCGATGCGTCTTCGGGACAGCGGGCACACTGTCGAGGAGCTCACGGACCGTCTCGCCGATATGAAGACGCAGATCCGCGACTGGGAGGACGAATTCGGCGTTGAGTCACCGAACCAGCTTCGCGGGACGCTCGCTGACGAGGCCCTTGACGCTGACGAGGAAGACCGTCGCCGTGAGATTGCCCGTGAGTGGGAGCACCTTCAGCGACGTATCCAGATCGTTGGCTTCGCCATCCGCGAATGGGACTTCCTCGCTCCGACGACAGAACCTGCCGAGGCCAACAGCTAA
- a CDS encoding amino acid permease, with the protein MVEHTRTLDLKIAFAIGLGTMIAAGIFSLSGTAVAAIGSSAVIAFVIAAIVAGITAAGYSEFASIYSENGGGYLFSSRTFENDTLVYAIGAMLFLGYTGTTAFYLATMDEWFFRFVLPEPLHVLPHGTTGVLAALLLGTLNARGTEESGTFQLLVTGAKVAVLFAFIGGALSFRGPSTAVGTFATNFSTDLVGIVTIAALAFITFFGFSAIAASAGEIIEPKRTVPRAIAASIITVTVLYALVIVAMVNSPVPAEVIAREGETAMGRVAAGFLGPIGRSLIVAGAIFSMVSASNASILAASGIGSLMGRQGQAPRPFSRIHPQYNTPFWSVATATGTIVLLIVTFIMLFPVEGGILPFQVTVPAPIVGSLTLTELGLTTLTGFATLNLLLPLSVVNLALIYSRRRYPDIKRGFRVPGVPVVPVVGILANLALIYNLPLKGVVVGVFLVGVLLVAYLAWGGAPAVDELFEQVVEPQPATTEGTGGGSDAEESEGDRYQVLVAVARPDRAARYIKLADTLGKLQHDDPHIRVLNVTQIPEQTPSEAVRETAEGRVTRIQELLSEQQLEADYTVEGHICQNIAFDILQTAREGDVDQILMGYPEEHTDVAETIEYKTPCGVMFVRGFTDETDTSVVNVGAGGGPHHKALLPMVEQLGRNGAELHVISVDPNGGGGRAESADATVAGLSDTPEVQVHNVQAPTVAEGLVETAASNGGILVIGATRTRRLRRWVFGSTPDRVIDLADGAGVPVIVYAGARGVQGPIEDYLYPIYRSLTGRQRTEASADGSSMEAD; encoded by the coding sequence ATGGTTGAGCACACCCGAACGCTGGACCTCAAGATCGCCTTCGCTATCGGCTTAGGGACGATGATCGCCGCTGGTATTTTCTCCCTCTCCGGGACTGCTGTCGCGGCGATCGGCTCCAGTGCAGTCATCGCGTTCGTCATCGCAGCCATCGTCGCCGGCATCACCGCCGCCGGCTACTCCGAGTTTGCCTCGATTTACTCTGAGAACGGTGGTGGCTACCTGTTCTCCTCGCGTACGTTCGAGAACGACACACTCGTCTATGCCATCGGCGCGATGCTGTTCCTCGGATACACTGGCACGACGGCGTTCTATCTCGCGACGATGGACGAGTGGTTCTTCCGGTTCGTGCTCCCCGAACCACTTCACGTCTTACCCCACGGGACGACAGGAGTACTCGCTGCCCTCCTGCTGGGCACACTGAATGCCCGGGGGACCGAGGAAAGCGGCACCTTCCAGCTGCTCGTGACCGGTGCGAAGGTGGCGGTGCTGTTTGCGTTCATCGGCGGCGCGTTGTCGTTCCGAGGGCCGTCGACGGCGGTGGGCACGTTTGCGACGAACTTCTCGACGGACCTAGTCGGCATCGTCACCATCGCCGCGCTAGCGTTCATCACGTTCTTTGGCTTCTCCGCAATCGCCGCCAGCGCCGGCGAGATCATCGAACCGAAGCGCACCGTCCCGCGGGCGATTGCCGCCTCCATCATCACCGTCACCGTGCTGTATGCGCTGGTGATCGTCGCGATGGTCAACTCGCCGGTGCCCGCGGAGGTCATCGCCCGCGAGGGCGAAACCGCTATGGGGCGTGTCGCTGCCGGCTTCCTCGGCCCCATCGGGCGGTCGCTCATCGTCGCCGGCGCCATCTTCAGTATGGTCAGCGCTTCGAACGCGTCGATTCTCGCTGCCAGCGGAATCGGCTCGCTGATGGGCCGGCAGGGACAGGCCCCACGGCCGTTCTCGCGAATTCATCCGCAGTACAACACCCCGTTCTGGAGTGTCGCCACTGCGACCGGCACCATCGTCCTCCTGATCGTCACATTCATCATGCTATTCCCGGTTGAAGGGGGCATCCTCCCGTTTCAGGTCACCGTTCCCGCTCCCATAGTTGGCTCGCTAACGCTCACTGAGCTGGGACTGACGACGCTGACCGGGTTCGCGACGCTGAACCTCCTGTTGCCGCTCTCGGTCGTCAACCTCGCACTCATCTATTCGCGCCGGCGTTACCCGGACATCAAGCGCGGCTTCCGGGTTCCCGGGGTGCCTGTCGTGCCGGTGGTGGGCATTCTCGCGAACCTCGCGCTGATCTACAACCTTCCACTGAAGGGTGTCGTGGTCGGTGTCTTCCTCGTCGGTGTGTTGCTGGTAGCGTACTTGGCGTGGGGCGGCGCGCCGGCTGTCGACGAACTATTCGAACAGGTCGTCGAACCACAACCAGCGACTACCGAGGGAACAGGTGGTGGTAGCGATGCCGAGGAGAGCGAGGGAGACCGATATCAGGTGCTCGTCGCGGTCGCCCGACCGGACAGGGCCGCGCGTTACATCAAGCTCGCTGATACCTTGGGGAAGCTGCAACACGACGATCCCCACATCCGTGTGCTGAACGTCACACAGATCCCGGAGCAGACGCCGTCGGAGGCAGTCCGTGAGACCGCGGAGGGGCGCGTCACTCGAATCCAGGAACTACTGTCGGAACAGCAACTCGAAGCTGACTACACCGTCGAGGGGCACATCTGCCAGAACATCGCCTTCGACATCCTGCAGACTGCCCGAGAGGGTGACGTCGATCAGATTCTTATGGGATATCCCGAGGAGCACACCGACGTCGCCGAGACAATCGAATACAAAACACCCTGTGGCGTGATGTTCGTTCGCGGGTTCACCGACGAGACGGACACCTCGGTCGTCAACGTCGGCGCGGGTGGTGGCCCCCACCACAAGGCGTTGCTGCCGATGGTTGAGCAGCTCGGGCGGAATGGCGCAGAACTCCACGTCATTAGTGTCGATCCCAACGGTGGCGGCGGCCGTGCGGAGTCCGCAGACGCGACCGTTGCTGGACTCTCCGACACACCCGAAGTACAGGTCCACAACGTGCAGGCACCGACCGTGGCGGAGGGATTGGTCGAGACGGCTGCTTCGAACGGGGGCATCCTCGTTATCGGTGCGACCCGGACCCGCAGACTCAGACGCTGGGTATTCGGGAGTACGCCCGACCGTGTCATCGACCTCGCAGATGGGGCCGGTGTCCCCGTCATCGTCTATGCCGGCGCTCGCGGCGTCCAGGGGCCGATCGAGGATTACCTCTACCCTATCTACCGCTCACTGACTGGTCGCCAGCGTACAGAGGCATCCGCTGACGGATCCTCGATGGAGGCCGACTAA
- a CDS encoding HVO_0649 family zinc finger protein encodes MTANGSRSPFERLKEHYDHEELVCRECGFEDEDGTWDAEADGADIVYTHTCPRCGAEREHALGLSDRETAQEHVQEQR; translated from the coding sequence GTGACAGCGAATGGTAGCCGCTCCCCGTTCGAACGGCTCAAAGAGCATTACGACCACGAGGAGTTAGTCTGTCGAGAGTGTGGATTCGAAGACGAAGACGGCACGTGGGATGCTGAGGCCGACGGTGCCGACATCGTGTACACTCACACCTGCCCTAGATGTGGTGCGGAACGGGAACACGCATTAGGGCTTTCGGACCGCGAAACTGCACAGGAGCACGTACAAGAACAACGGTGA
- a CDS encoding Lrp/AsnC family transcriptional regulator, whose product MTYRPDEIDRRILYYLGMNARDTSAPMIAEEVDVTPATVRNRINRLEEHGIIRGYHADIDYENSNGKVTTQFTCTAPVSKRSALANEALSTPGVIHVRELLAGQENLVITAVGEDTTDINRIAQQLSAAGVTIEREDIVLDETFQPYHEFAPEEDRAPSAVTDFQTVVGGGEVVEFTVSETADIAGLTLKAANQEGLLPDEILVVGIERDGTHITPNGDTQIKPGDLVSVFSPETLPEQLVNAFDSEPRPANEQM is encoded by the coding sequence ATGACCTACCGCCCCGACGAGATTGATCGGCGGATCCTCTACTACCTCGGAATGAACGCGAGAGACACGTCCGCTCCGATGATCGCCGAAGAGGTGGATGTCACCCCGGCGACGGTGCGCAACCGCATCAATCGATTGGAAGAACACGGAATCATTCGGGGCTATCATGCCGACATCGATTACGAGAACTCCAACGGCAAGGTCACGACACAGTTCACCTGTACGGCTCCCGTCAGCAAGCGCTCAGCGCTCGCTAACGAGGCGCTGTCGACCCCGGGGGTAATTCACGTCCGGGAACTCCTCGCCGGGCAGGAAAACCTCGTAATCACCGCTGTCGGTGAGGACACAACCGACATCAACCGCATCGCCCAGCAGCTCTCGGCAGCAGGTGTGACGATCGAACGCGAGGACATCGTCCTCGATGAAACGTTCCAACCGTACCACGAGTTCGCTCCCGAAGAGGATCGGGCTCCCTCGGCAGTGACCGACTTCCAGACCGTCGTGGGTGGTGGTGAAGTCGTGGAGTTTACCGTTTCGGAGACTGCAGACATCGCCGGGCTGACACTCAAAGCTGCCAATCAGGAGGGTCTGCTACCGGATGAGATTCTTGTCGTGGGGATCGAGCGGGACGGCACCCACATTACACCGAATGGTGATACCCAAATCAAGCCGGGTGATCTTGTATCGGTGTTCTCGCCGGAAACGCTCCCGGAGCAACTCGTCAACGCCTTCGACAGTGAGCCCCGACCCGCGAACGAGCAGATGTAG
- a CDS encoding PIN domain-containing protein, whose protein sequence is MVVPDSVVFDAEPLIAHADDEPGSDVVEEYLDAVAVEDTAGYANCVNLAEIRYTIARKYDRTTADEYLDWLTDIGIETVEVADSWQEASEYILRYNPALGDSFALATAEEVGATLLVGGDDDYDEVSDVPLERFRDGSA, encoded by the coding sequence ATGGTGGTCCCTGACAGCGTCGTCTTCGACGCTGAGCCGCTGATCGCACACGCTGATGATGAACCCGGGAGCGACGTGGTTGAGGAATATCTCGACGCAGTCGCCGTCGAGGACACCGCCGGCTATGCCAACTGCGTGAACCTCGCCGAAATCCGCTATACCATCGCCCGGAAGTACGACCGGACCACCGCTGACGAGTATCTCGACTGGCTCACCGATATCGGAATCGAGACCGTGGAGGTCGCTGACTCCTGGCAGGAGGCCTCAGAGTACATCCTTAGGTACAACCCGGCGCTCGGCGACTCCTTTGCGCTGGCGACCGCTGAAGAGGTTGGGGCGACGCTTCTGGTCGGCGGTGACGACGACTATGACGAAGTCTCGGATGTCCCATTAGAGCGGTTCCGTGACGGCTCTGCATAG
- a CDS encoding AbrB/MazE/SpoVT family DNA-binding domain-containing protein yields the protein MSKSEHSNTSEKEVVAVTKHGQATIPKRFREKLGIEAPGKVLFRETEGGEVIVEHVRSPGEMRGFAARSEASTDRPATEILHEKREQDREGRDAQFPSEE from the coding sequence ATGAGTAAGTCAGAACACTCGAATACCTCTGAGAAGGAAGTCGTTGCTGTCACCAAGCATGGTCAGGCGACTATTCCGAAGCGGTTCCGCGAGAAGCTCGGGATTGAGGCTCCCGGAAAGGTGCTGTTCCGGGAGACCGAGGGCGGCGAGGTGATCGTCGAACACGTCCGCTCGCCGGGTGAGATGCGCGGCTTTGCCGCCCGCAGCGAAGCGTCCACCGACAGGCCCGCGACCGAGATCCTCCATGAGAAGCGCGAACAGGATCGGGAGGGACGTGACGCGCAGTTCCCTTCGGAGGAGTGA
- a CDS encoding 4Fe-4S dicluster domain-containing protein: MAIDPNFENSHEEVDRHEDHRVWTTDGEEPREDEQGIHGTHVAVDFDICIADGACLEDCPVDVFEWTDTPGHPESEIKADPTYEDQCIDCMLCVDVCPVDAIDVDPGRAGRLRTRGG, translated from the coding sequence ATGGCTATCGATCCGAATTTCGAGAACTCCCACGAGGAAGTTGACCGGCACGAGGACCACCGGGTATGGACGACAGATGGCGAGGAACCAAGGGAGGACGAACAGGGCATCCACGGAACCCACGTCGCAGTGGATTTCGACATCTGTATCGCGGACGGGGCCTGTCTGGAGGACTGCCCCGTCGACGTGTTCGAGTGGACCGATACCCCTGGCCACCCCGAGTCCGAAATCAAGGCCGATCCCACCTACGAGGACCAGTGCATCGACTGTATGCTCTGTGTCGATGTCTGCCCTGTCGACGCCATCGACGTTGACCCGGGACGTGCTGGGAGGCTCCGAACTCGGGGTGGATGA
- a CDS encoding DUF7563 family protein: MPECSTCGEHVSDRFRRVFGDETGVVYACPACSANAAIGEATRKRSDQI, translated from the coding sequence ATGCCAGAATGCAGCACCTGCGGAGAGCACGTTTCGGATCGGTTCAGACGAGTGTTTGGCGATGAGACAGGCGTAGTGTATGCGTGTCCTGCTTGTTCAGCGAATGCTGCCATCGGAGAAGCGACACGCAAGCGGAGCGATCAGATATAA
- a CDS encoding DUF5783 family protein gives MTEFDPEKFEDKYVHYFEELETAYSNAYQQLHGQADSEVLRAIDRQVLNESEPVYEGDGQFRITLPDDIEERKQTLPGDEETFDSLLTEFVDRIETELRQIFGFEE, from the coding sequence ATGACCGAATTCGACCCGGAGAAATTCGAAGACAAATACGTCCATTACTTCGAAGAACTGGAGACGGCATACTCGAATGCGTACCAGCAACTCCACGGACAGGCCGACTCAGAGGTTCTTCGCGCCATCGACCGACAAGTGCTCAACGAGAGTGAACCGGTCTACGAGGGCGATGGACAATTCCGCATCACCTTACCTGACGATATTGAAGAGCGGAAACAGACCTTGCCCGGCGACGAGGAGACCTTTGATTCCCTTCTCACGGAGTTTGTCGACCGGATCGAAACTGAATTGCGCCAGATCTTCGGATTTGAAGAGTAA
- a CDS encoding NifU family protein gives MSSEAKSEEDLREEIVTFLQKNFPQIEMHGGSAAIQNLDRESGEVSIQLGGACSGCGISPMTIQAIKKRMVNEIAEIETVHANTGGGGGGGHGGKSPSFPGEKTDSGESGGDDDGAPTAPF, from the coding sequence ATGAGTTCCGAAGCGAAAAGTGAGGAGGACCTGCGCGAGGAAATCGTGACTTTCCTACAGAAGAACTTCCCACAAATCGAAATGCACGGGGGATCGGCAGCGATCCAGAACCTTGACCGGGAAAGCGGCGAGGTGTCCATCCAGCTGGGGGGTGCGTGCAGCGGGTGCGGTATCTCTCCGATGACGATCCAGGCAATCAAGAAACGGATGGTGAACGAGATTGCCGAAATAGAGACCGTTCACGCTAATACCGGCGGTGGTGGCGGGGGTGGCCACGGCGGCAAGAGCCCGTCATTCCCTGGAGAAAAAACCGACAGCGGAGAAAGTGGTGGAGACGATGATGGAGCCCCGACAGCACCCTTCTAG
- a CDS encoding PAS domain-containing protein produces the protein MDEQDRQENDGGSRSSRADSVEADPGASRDGSESDAHTPDQDDGADENPVYGEGAEGTLQEWTSALNALERASELFVGLPDDVDDSVRTYVSELPQWFRDSQAIEAKIRVGDDVFETGGFRPTLDTLTAKAHTRIGTAVSMTVVSTDRRPGTGQRAWLASERELAETTISLITSAIERWEIDSLKRVSDGVAVLDDDLAYRYVNQQAEQLLGRDNEELRGESVWEVFPEAADTIAEEKIRTALDTGSSTSFERYNTQKEQWVEASVHPSDDGVIIVFTEITDSKVAERKLDRVLETVPIGIVLLTPEGEITRANPRAEALLGLSESRMDGVAYDHPDWDIWDEAGNPIPRENHPVMCVRRTGETIQGFTHGITLPDGSERWLSSNVAPVVGEDGSIEQIIVALEDVTVHKRLEQLTETFQPVSELLNSATADEEIERPICELLTDTLEYQYARINEYTPETELTESDLEEGSGAVAANESVTGPIQSRTEVAPAAVAVETAEIQAVRRNQSDSQFERWRAYTLEQGFQGGAIVPLAHRSRVYGLLVLYTDRGDAFGSREQTLLTTLGERIGQVLHLLATERILHADNVAELTFEGTDSGSFFVSASEQLGCTIELRDTIPASDEMLVHYVSVQGASLDALEDIAENGDWAAQVRQIRHTEDPPGGEVEIGLCRQSLAQTLVTEGAVVTADTVTDGRAEVICEVPLGNDIGSLVTRVQESFPDTTLVSKREYTPAVESNTHTVGRMLGEIFETELTDRQQQVLRAALYGGYFQSPRRSTATEIANALSLTQSTFSYHLRNAQQTLFERLFDRLQRQ, from the coding sequence ATGGACGAACAGGATCGGCAGGAGAACGATGGAGGGAGCCGGTCGAGTCGCGCCGACTCCGTCGAAGCCGATCCCGGTGCGTCCCGCGACGGTTCCGAGTCAGACGCGCACACGCCGGACCAAGACGACGGGGCGGACGAGAACCCCGTGTACGGAGAGGGGGCCGAGGGAACACTCCAAGAGTGGACGAGTGCGCTCAACGCGCTCGAACGGGCAAGTGAACTCTTCGTCGGCCTGCCTGACGATGTTGACGACAGTGTTCGGACGTACGTCTCGGAACTGCCACAGTGGTTCCGGGACTCGCAAGCGATCGAGGCCAAGATTCGGGTGGGAGACGACGTGTTCGAAACCGGCGGGTTCCGCCCGACACTAGACACCCTGACAGCGAAGGCTCACACACGCATCGGAACAGCCGTCTCGATGACAGTCGTCTCCACGGACCGGCGACCGGGCACGGGCCAGCGAGCGTGGCTCGCAAGCGAACGAGAACTAGCCGAGACGACCATCTCACTCATTACATCCGCCATCGAACGATGGGAGATAGACAGTCTGAAGCGCGTGTCGGACGGCGTTGCCGTGCTTGATGACGACCTCGCGTATAGATACGTGAATCAGCAGGCCGAGCAGCTTCTCGGACGAGACAACGAGGAACTGCGTGGTGAGTCCGTCTGGGAGGTCTTTCCCGAAGCGGCTGACACCATTGCCGAAGAGAAAATCCGGACGGCTCTCGACACGGGGTCATCGACATCCTTCGAGCGATACAACACCCAGAAGGAACAGTGGGTCGAAGCTAGCGTCCACCCAAGCGACGATGGCGTCATCATCGTCTTCACCGAAATCACCGACTCGAAGGTTGCCGAACGAAAACTGGATCGCGTCTTGGAAACGGTGCCCATCGGCATCGTCCTCCTGACCCCCGAGGGAGAGATTACCCGCGCAAACCCCCGTGCAGAAGCGTTGCTTGGCCTGTCCGAAAGCAGGATGGACGGCGTGGCGTACGATCACCCGGACTGGGATATCTGGGACGAAGCGGGTAATCCGATTCCACGCGAAAACCATCCCGTCATGTGCGTCCGCAGAACCGGCGAGACTATCCAGGGGTTCACCCACGGGATCACACTCCCGGACGGCTCCGAACGGTGGCTATCGAGCAACGTTGCTCCTGTCGTGGGTGAAGACGGATCGATCGAGCAAATCATCGTTGCACTGGAAGACGTGACCGTCCACAAACGGCTCGAACAACTCACCGAGACGTTCCAGCCGGTCAGCGAACTACTCAATAGCGCAACTGCTGACGAGGAGATCGAACGACCCATCTGTGAGTTACTGACGGACACGCTCGAATACCAGTACGCACGGATTAACGAGTACACCCCGGAAACGGAACTGACCGAATCGGATCTCGAGGAGGGGTCGGGGGCTGTCGCGGCCAACGAGTCCGTAACTGGTCCGATACAATCGCGGACTGAGGTCGCTCCGGCAGCGGTCGCTGTTGAAACGGCCGAGATACAGGCAGTTCGGAGGAATCAGTCGGACTCGCAGTTCGAGCGATGGCGAGCATACACACTGGAACAAGGGTTCCAGGGTGGCGCTATCGTTCCGCTCGCGCACAGAAGCCGCGTCTACGGGCTGCTCGTCTTGTATACGGACCGTGGAGATGCGTTCGGGAGCCGCGAGCAGACACTCCTGACGACGCTCGGCGAGCGGATTGGGCAAGTTCTTCACTTACTTGCGACAGAGCGCATTCTCCATGCCGACAACGTGGCCGAGCTCACGTTCGAGGGCACTGACTCGGGGTCGTTTTTCGTCTCCGCTTCCGAACAGCTGGGTTGTACGATCGAGCTCAGGGACACGATTCCGGCCTCGGACGAGATGCTCGTCCACTATGTGTCCGTTCAGGGTGCTTCGTTGGATGCTCTGGAGGATATCGCGGAGAACGGAGATTGGGCCGCCCAGGTGCGACAGATCCGTCACACTGAGGACCCGCCAGGTGGAGAGGTCGAAATCGGACTGTGCCGGCAATCCTTGGCACAGACACTCGTTACAGAGGGGGCAGTCGTCACGGCGGATACGGTAACTGACGGCCGGGCCGAAGTCATCTGCGAAGTACCACTTGGCAACGATATTGGTTCGCTCGTGACGCGTGTCCAGGAGTCGTTTCCAGACACGACGTTGGTCTCGAAACGTGAATACACTCCCGCTGTGGAGTCGAATACACACACAGTCGGTCGGATGCTGGGAGAAATCTTCGAAACCGAACTCACGGACCGTCAACAACAGGTCCTGCGAGCTGCACTGTACGGTGGGTATTTTCAGTCACCGCGACGAAGTACGGCAACCGAGATTGCCAACGCGCTCTCACTGACCCAATCAACCTTCTCCTACCATCTGCGAAACGCACAGCAAACACTTTTCGAACGACTATTCGACCGATTACAACGACAATGA
- a CDS encoding HalOD1 output domain-containing protein encodes MPDSTQHDGNRFRQEEIDGDPPVRSLTFDASEETYVAEFDGGDVSPSVTVIFVVAKITGQSATDLRPLHHVVDPDALDRIVRHRPSGPSRNERLVEFTYQGLTIQLSSGGVIEVGLPRAGNTE; translated from the coding sequence ATGCCCGATTCGACCCAGCACGACGGAAATCGTTTCCGACAGGAAGAAATCGACGGTGACCCCCCCGTTCGGTCGCTGACGTTCGACGCCAGTGAGGAAACATACGTTGCGGAGTTCGACGGTGGCGACGTGTCACCGAGTGTAACGGTTATTTTCGTGGTTGCGAAAATAACCGGACAGTCGGCGACTGATCTCCGACCACTGCACCACGTCGTCGACCCGGATGCTCTCGACCGAATCGTGAGACACCGTCCGTCCGGACCATCCCGTAACGAACGGCTCGTCGAGTTCACTTATCAGGGGCTCACGATCCAGCTCTCGAGCGGCGGCGTGATCGAAGTGGGCCTTCCGCGTGCGGGGAATACGGAATAA